In a single window of the Anas acuta chromosome 24, bAnaAcu1.1, whole genome shotgun sequence genome:
- the DYRK3 gene encoding dual specificity tyrosine-phosphorylation-regulated kinase 3 isoform X1 — translation MLLGRKPEAPLGAARFGDGLYDSYMRIDQIRYQESTNEEQSPSGLPSLGRSNVCSNKLAMKDHPLTGSQVKVEQLFEDSGNRRSSALQSAGITGSERSLPSLAKDKSIESLSTSKGGLSSSKAHKAISQAPEQAVKQYKHQLSAYEQQEIFNFSEIYFVGPAAKKRQGVIGGPNNGGYDDDQGSYIHVPHDHLAYRYEVLKIIGKGSFGQVAKVYDHKLHQHLALKMVRNEKRFHRQAAEEIRILEHLKKQDKTGSMNVIHMLESFTFRNHICMTFELLSMNLYELIKRNKFQGFSIQLVRKFAHSILQCLDALYRNKIIHCDLKPENILLKQQGRSGIKVIDFGSSCFEHQRVYTYIQSRFYRAPEVILGSRYGMPIDMWSFGCILVELLTGYPLFPGEDEGDQLACMMELLGMPPQKLLDQSKRAKNFINSKGHPRYCTVTTHADGRVTLNGSRSRRGKIRGAPGNKDWVTALKGCDDPLFIEFLKECLSWDPSVRMTPSQALRHPWICKRTPKPPSTDKTSSKRISSYTSSFTGIGSKLPPVVGVANKLRANLTSDSSGSIPLCTVLPKLVS, via the exons aTGCTGCTGGGCAGGAAGCCGGAGGCGCCCCTCGGGGCAg CCAGGTTTGGAGACGGATTATATGATTCCTATATGAGGATAGATCAGATCAGGTACCAAGAGTctacaaatgaagaacaaagcCCCTCAGGACTTCCTTCCCTTGGAAGATCAAAT GTTTGTAGCAACAAACTTGCCATGAAGGATCACCCTCTGACTGGAAGTCAGGTCAAAGTGGAGCAATTATTTGAGGACTCTGGTAACAGAAGGAGTAGTGCTCTTCAGTCCGCAGGAATTACTGGTTCAGAAAGATCTCTTCCTTCCCTGGCAAAAGATAAGAGTATAGAGAGCTTAAGCACTTCTAAAGGTGGTCTTAGTTCCTCAAAAGCACACAAAGCCATTTCCCAAGCTCCAGAGCAAGCTGTCAAACAGTACAAACACCAATTATCTGCTTATGAGCAACAAGAGATATTcaatttctctgaaatttaCTTTGTGGGTCCAGCTGCAAAAAAGAGGCAAGGAGTAATTGGTGGTCCCAACAACGGAGGCTACGACGATGACCAAGGCAGCTACATTCACGTGCCCCACGACCACCTTGCTTACAGGTATGAAGTGCTCAAAATCATTGGCAAGGGCAGTTTTGGACAAGTTGCTAAAGTCTACGATCACAAACTCCACCAACACTTAGCCTTAAAGATGGTTCGCAATGAGAAGAGATTCCATCGGCAAGCAGCGGAAGAAATCCGGATTCTGGAGCACCTGAAGAAGCAGGATAAAACTGGCAGCATGAATGTTATTCACATGCTGGAGAGCTTCACCTTTCGGAACCACATCTGTATGACTTTTGAACTCTTGAGTATGAACCTGTATGAgctgattaaaagaaataagttTCAGGGCTTCAGCATCCAGCTGGTACGCAAGTTTGCTCACTCGATACTGCAGTGCTTGGATGCTCTCTATAGGAACAAAATCATACACTGTGACTTGAAGCCAGAAAATATCCTCCTGAAACAGCAAGGGAGGAGCGGAATCAAGGTCATAGATTTTGGGTCCAGCTGTTTTGAGCACCAAAGAGTCTACACGTACATTCAGTCTCGATTTTATCGAGCACCAGAGGTAATCCTAGGAAGCCGCTATGGGATGCCCATAGATATGTGGAGTTTTGGCTGTATTCTGGTGGAGCTATTGACTGGATACCCTCTTTTTCCTGGAGAGGATGAGGGAGACCAGCTGGCTTGTATGATGGAACTTCTGGGAATGCCCCCTCAGAAGCTTTTGGATCAATCCAAGCGAGCCAAGAACTTCATCAACTCCAAGGGTCACCCGCGCTACTGCACTGTAACTACACATGCAGACGGGAGAGTGACCCTTAACGGGAGTCGCTCGCGCAGGGGGAAAATACGAGGTGCTCCAGGGAACAAGGACTGGGTGACAGCACTGAAAGGCTGCGACGATCCCTTGTTCATCGAGTTCTTAAAAGAATGCCTCAGCTGGGATCCTTCGGTGCGCATGACTCCAAGTCAGGCTCTAAGGCACCCGTGGATTTGTAAACGAACACCCAAACCGCCCAGCACTGACAAAACCTCCAGTAAACGGATATCGAGCTACACAAGTTCCTTCACGGGAATTGGTTCTAAGTTGCCTCCTGTAGTTGGGGTAGCAAACAAGCTGAGAGCGAATTTAACCTCCGACTCCAGCGGCAGTATACCTCTATGTACTGTGCTGCCAAAGCTGGTCAGCTAA
- the DYRK3 gene encoding dual specificity tyrosine-phosphorylation-regulated kinase 3 isoform X2, whose amino-acid sequence MRYRDSSVGLMSARFGDGLYDSYMRIDQIRYQESTNEEQSPSGLPSLGRSNVCSNKLAMKDHPLTGSQVKVEQLFEDSGNRRSSALQSAGITGSERSLPSLAKDKSIESLSTSKGGLSSSKAHKAISQAPEQAVKQYKHQLSAYEQQEIFNFSEIYFVGPAAKKRQGVIGGPNNGGYDDDQGSYIHVPHDHLAYRYEVLKIIGKGSFGQVAKVYDHKLHQHLALKMVRNEKRFHRQAAEEIRILEHLKKQDKTGSMNVIHMLESFTFRNHICMTFELLSMNLYELIKRNKFQGFSIQLVRKFAHSILQCLDALYRNKIIHCDLKPENILLKQQGRSGIKVIDFGSSCFEHQRVYTYIQSRFYRAPEVILGSRYGMPIDMWSFGCILVELLTGYPLFPGEDEGDQLACMMELLGMPPQKLLDQSKRAKNFINSKGHPRYCTVTTHADGRVTLNGSRSRRGKIRGAPGNKDWVTALKGCDDPLFIEFLKECLSWDPSVRMTPSQALRHPWICKRTPKPPSTDKTSSKRISSYTSSFTGIGSKLPPVVGVANKLRANLTSDSSGSIPLCTVLPKLVS is encoded by the exons ATGCGGTATCGCGATAGCAGCGTGGGTTTGATGTCGG CCAGGTTTGGAGACGGATTATATGATTCCTATATGAGGATAGATCAGATCAGGTACCAAGAGTctacaaatgaagaacaaagcCCCTCAGGACTTCCTTCCCTTGGAAGATCAAAT GTTTGTAGCAACAAACTTGCCATGAAGGATCACCCTCTGACTGGAAGTCAGGTCAAAGTGGAGCAATTATTTGAGGACTCTGGTAACAGAAGGAGTAGTGCTCTTCAGTCCGCAGGAATTACTGGTTCAGAAAGATCTCTTCCTTCCCTGGCAAAAGATAAGAGTATAGAGAGCTTAAGCACTTCTAAAGGTGGTCTTAGTTCCTCAAAAGCACACAAAGCCATTTCCCAAGCTCCAGAGCAAGCTGTCAAACAGTACAAACACCAATTATCTGCTTATGAGCAACAAGAGATATTcaatttctctgaaatttaCTTTGTGGGTCCAGCTGCAAAAAAGAGGCAAGGAGTAATTGGTGGTCCCAACAACGGAGGCTACGACGATGACCAAGGCAGCTACATTCACGTGCCCCACGACCACCTTGCTTACAGGTATGAAGTGCTCAAAATCATTGGCAAGGGCAGTTTTGGACAAGTTGCTAAAGTCTACGATCACAAACTCCACCAACACTTAGCCTTAAAGATGGTTCGCAATGAGAAGAGATTCCATCGGCAAGCAGCGGAAGAAATCCGGATTCTGGAGCACCTGAAGAAGCAGGATAAAACTGGCAGCATGAATGTTATTCACATGCTGGAGAGCTTCACCTTTCGGAACCACATCTGTATGACTTTTGAACTCTTGAGTATGAACCTGTATGAgctgattaaaagaaataagttTCAGGGCTTCAGCATCCAGCTGGTACGCAAGTTTGCTCACTCGATACTGCAGTGCTTGGATGCTCTCTATAGGAACAAAATCATACACTGTGACTTGAAGCCAGAAAATATCCTCCTGAAACAGCAAGGGAGGAGCGGAATCAAGGTCATAGATTTTGGGTCCAGCTGTTTTGAGCACCAAAGAGTCTACACGTACATTCAGTCTCGATTTTATCGAGCACCAGAGGTAATCCTAGGAAGCCGCTATGGGATGCCCATAGATATGTGGAGTTTTGGCTGTATTCTGGTGGAGCTATTGACTGGATACCCTCTTTTTCCTGGAGAGGATGAGGGAGACCAGCTGGCTTGTATGATGGAACTTCTGGGAATGCCCCCTCAGAAGCTTTTGGATCAATCCAAGCGAGCCAAGAACTTCATCAACTCCAAGGGTCACCCGCGCTACTGCACTGTAACTACACATGCAGACGGGAGAGTGACCCTTAACGGGAGTCGCTCGCGCAGGGGGAAAATACGAGGTGCTCCAGGGAACAAGGACTGGGTGACAGCACTGAAAGGCTGCGACGATCCCTTGTTCATCGAGTTCTTAAAAGAATGCCTCAGCTGGGATCCTTCGGTGCGCATGACTCCAAGTCAGGCTCTAAGGCACCCGTGGATTTGTAAACGAACACCCAAACCGCCCAGCACTGACAAAACCTCCAGTAAACGGATATCGAGCTACACAAGTTCCTTCACGGGAATTGGTTCTAAGTTGCCTCCTGTAGTTGGGGTAGCAAACAAGCTGAGAGCGAATTTAACCTCCGACTCCAGCGGCAGTATACCTCTATGTACTGTGCTGCCAAAGCTGGTCAGCTAA
- the DYRK3 gene encoding dual specificity tyrosine-phosphorylation-regulated kinase 3 isoform X3, with protein MGAAPRRHHAAGQEAGGAPRGRFGDGLYDSYMRIDQIRYQESTNEEQSPSGLPSLGRSNVCSNKLAMKDHPLTGSQVKVEQLFEDSGNRRSSALQSAGITGSERSLPSLAKDKSIESLSTSKGGLSSSKAHKAISQAPEQAVKQYKHQLSAYEQQEIFNFSEIYFVGPAAKKRQGVIGGPNNGGYDDDQGSYIHVPHDHLAYRYEVLKIIGKGSFGQVAKVYDHKLHQHLALKMVRNEKRFHRQAAEEIRILEHLKKQDKTGSMNVIHMLESFTFRNHICMTFELLSMNLYELIKRNKFQGFSIQLVRKFAHSILQCLDALYRNKIIHCDLKPENILLKQQGRSGIKVIDFGSSCFEHQRVYTYIQSRFYRAPEVILGSRYGMPIDMWSFGCILVELLTGYPLFPGEDEGDQLACMMELLGMPPQKLLDQSKRAKNFINSKGHPRYCTVTTHADGRVTLNGSRSRRGKIRGAPGNKDWVTALKGCDDPLFIEFLKECLSWDPSVRMTPSQALRHPWICKRTPKPPSTDKTSSKRISSYTSSFTGIGSKLPPVVGVANKLRANLTSDSSGSIPLCTVLPKLVS; from the exons ATgggggccgccccccgccgccaccaTGCTGCTGGGCAGGAAGCCGGAGGCGCCCCTCGGGGCAg GTTTGGAGACGGATTATATGATTCCTATATGAGGATAGATCAGATCAGGTACCAAGAGTctacaaatgaagaacaaagcCCCTCAGGACTTCCTTCCCTTGGAAGATCAAAT GTTTGTAGCAACAAACTTGCCATGAAGGATCACCCTCTGACTGGAAGTCAGGTCAAAGTGGAGCAATTATTTGAGGACTCTGGTAACAGAAGGAGTAGTGCTCTTCAGTCCGCAGGAATTACTGGTTCAGAAAGATCTCTTCCTTCCCTGGCAAAAGATAAGAGTATAGAGAGCTTAAGCACTTCTAAAGGTGGTCTTAGTTCCTCAAAAGCACACAAAGCCATTTCCCAAGCTCCAGAGCAAGCTGTCAAACAGTACAAACACCAATTATCTGCTTATGAGCAACAAGAGATATTcaatttctctgaaatttaCTTTGTGGGTCCAGCTGCAAAAAAGAGGCAAGGAGTAATTGGTGGTCCCAACAACGGAGGCTACGACGATGACCAAGGCAGCTACATTCACGTGCCCCACGACCACCTTGCTTACAGGTATGAAGTGCTCAAAATCATTGGCAAGGGCAGTTTTGGACAAGTTGCTAAAGTCTACGATCACAAACTCCACCAACACTTAGCCTTAAAGATGGTTCGCAATGAGAAGAGATTCCATCGGCAAGCAGCGGAAGAAATCCGGATTCTGGAGCACCTGAAGAAGCAGGATAAAACTGGCAGCATGAATGTTATTCACATGCTGGAGAGCTTCACCTTTCGGAACCACATCTGTATGACTTTTGAACTCTTGAGTATGAACCTGTATGAgctgattaaaagaaataagttTCAGGGCTTCAGCATCCAGCTGGTACGCAAGTTTGCTCACTCGATACTGCAGTGCTTGGATGCTCTCTATAGGAACAAAATCATACACTGTGACTTGAAGCCAGAAAATATCCTCCTGAAACAGCAAGGGAGGAGCGGAATCAAGGTCATAGATTTTGGGTCCAGCTGTTTTGAGCACCAAAGAGTCTACACGTACATTCAGTCTCGATTTTATCGAGCACCAGAGGTAATCCTAGGAAGCCGCTATGGGATGCCCATAGATATGTGGAGTTTTGGCTGTATTCTGGTGGAGCTATTGACTGGATACCCTCTTTTTCCTGGAGAGGATGAGGGAGACCAGCTGGCTTGTATGATGGAACTTCTGGGAATGCCCCCTCAGAAGCTTTTGGATCAATCCAAGCGAGCCAAGAACTTCATCAACTCCAAGGGTCACCCGCGCTACTGCACTGTAACTACACATGCAGACGGGAGAGTGACCCTTAACGGGAGTCGCTCGCGCAGGGGGAAAATACGAGGTGCTCCAGGGAACAAGGACTGGGTGACAGCACTGAAAGGCTGCGACGATCCCTTGTTCATCGAGTTCTTAAAAGAATGCCTCAGCTGGGATCCTTCGGTGCGCATGACTCCAAGTCAGGCTCTAAGGCACCCGTGGATTTGTAAACGAACACCCAAACCGCCCAGCACTGACAAAACCTCCAGTAAACGGATATCGAGCTACACAAGTTCCTTCACGGGAATTGGTTCTAAGTTGCCTCCTGTAGTTGGGGTAGCAAACAAGCTGAGAGCGAATTTAACCTCCGACTCCAGCGGCAGTATACCTCTATGTACTGTGCTGCCAAAGCTGGTCAGCTAA